A region of Selenomonadales bacterium 4137-cl DNA encodes the following proteins:
- a CDS encoding molybdopterin molybdotransferase MoeA: protein MAVSLDMAQDKLLKTVQPLAAEEVALADCWRRVLAGEIVADTDFPPFDRSPLDGYALIAADVAEASPQQPVVLEVVDDIPAGNVPRVAVRPGTAAKIMTGAPVPEGATGVVRREDVREEEGRATVFAGAGVDNNLCRRGEEIAAGEKVITAGTVVNAGVMGLLALLGVARPRVYKQPRVALLATGSEVADIEAPLKPGAIRNSNSYMLAAQVRDAGAEPVLFGIARDEIAAIITRLSDAADCDLIVTTGGVSAGDYDLVADVYREMGIDVLFDRVGIKPGMPVLAGLKAGKLYIGLSGNPAAASVAFEQIVRPVLLKMGGRREWWRPRAKALLTAPFTKPSGATRFVWAACRPVNGGLTVEPLPLQGNGMLKSAVTANAMIVIPAGSPPLAAGSVVEVCLLADL, encoded by the coding sequence GTGGCCGTTTCCCTGGATATGGCTCAGGATAAACTTCTCAAAACAGTTCAGCCCCTCGCCGCCGAAGAGGTGGCGCTCGCGGACTGCTGGCGGCGGGTGCTGGCCGGCGAAATCGTCGCCGACACCGATTTTCCGCCTTTTGACAGATCGCCGCTCGACGGCTATGCGCTCATCGCCGCCGACGTCGCCGAAGCTTCCCCGCAGCAGCCGGTAGTGCTTGAGGTCGTGGACGACATTCCGGCCGGCAATGTACCGCGGGTCGCGGTGCGGCCGGGCACAGCCGCCAAAATAATGACCGGGGCGCCGGTGCCTGAGGGCGCCACCGGCGTGGTGCGGCGGGAGGACGTCCGTGAAGAGGAAGGCCGGGCGACAGTCTTCGCCGGCGCCGGCGTGGACAACAACCTTTGCCGGCGTGGCGAGGAAATCGCCGCCGGCGAAAAAGTCATCACGGCCGGCACGGTCGTGAACGCCGGCGTCATGGGGCTGCTCGCCCTTCTCGGCGTGGCGCGCCCGCGGGTATATAAACAGCCGCGGGTTGCCCTGCTGGCCACCGGCAGCGAGGTCGCCGACATCGAAGCGCCGCTTAAGCCAGGCGCAATCCGCAACTCCAACAGCTACATGCTGGCCGCCCAGGTGCGCGACGCCGGCGCGGAACCGGTCCTGTTCGGCATCGCCCGCGACGAAATTGCGGCGATAATAACCCGGTTGTCGGACGCTGCCGACTGTGACCTGATCGTGACCACCGGCGGGGTCTCCGCCGGCGACTACGACCTGGTCGCCGACGTATACCGGGAAATGGGGATCGACGTCCTGTTCGACCGGGTGGGAATAAAACCGGGAATGCCGGTGCTGGCAGGCCTTAAGGCAGGCAAACTTTACATCGGATTGTCCGGCAACCCCGCCGCGGCCAGCGTGGCGTTCGAACAGATTGTCCGCCCGGTGCTGCTCAAAATGGGCGGCAGGCGCGAGTGGTGGCGGCCGCGGGCCAAAGCGCTGCTGACCGCTCCCTTCACGAAACCGTCGGGTGCGACGCGGTTCGTCTGGGCCGCCTGCCGGCCGGTGAACGGCGGCCTGACGGTCGAACCGTTGCCGCTGCAGGGCAACGGCATGCTCAAATCGGCGGTAACCGCCAACGCGATGATCGTCATCCCGGCCGGCAGCCCGCCGCTCGCCGCCGGCAGCGTTGTGGAGGTCTGCCTGCTGGCTGACCTATAA
- a CDS encoding molecular chaperone TorD family protein: MEKTAYRKGVLAILAELLQEPTDDTVGELPAMVKYLHEAFAALEYPVPLLAYSDWPKLAGGREALALAYNQSFVFPPETRVVPVESIYRQWTSDSSAQVPFAKEKGYLMSDAALHMKALYESYGLELPPAFSATPDHLGLELEFAVFLLENEAAERQAVFWREHLDWVDELADEAEKNGIPAFYRQVLKVIAAFLRADRENYEQVK; encoded by the coding sequence ATGGAAAAAACAGCATACAGAAAAGGCGTTCTGGCGATTTTGGCGGAGTTGTTGCAAGAGCCCACCGACGACACTGTCGGCGAGTTGCCGGCGATGGTCAAATATCTTCACGAGGCCTTCGCAGCCCTCGAATATCCGGTGCCCCTCCTGGCCTACAGCGATTGGCCGAAGCTGGCCGGCGGCCGCGAGGCCCTGGCGCTGGCCTATAATCAAAGCTTCGTCTTTCCGCCGGAAACGCGGGTGGTGCCGGTTGAATCCATATATCGGCAATGGACCAGCGACTCTAGCGCCCAGGTGCCGTTCGCCAAAGAAAAAGGCTATCTGATGAGCGACGCAGCCCTTCACATGAAGGCGCTGTACGAAAGCTACGGCCTCGAGTTGCCGCCCGCTTTCAGCGCCACGCCCGACCATCTGGGGCTGGAGCTGGAGTTTGCCGTCTTTCTGCTTGAAAACGAAGCGGCGGAGCGCCAGGCGGTTTTTTGGCGGGAACATCTCGACTGGGTCGACGAACTCGCCGACGAAGCGGAAAAAAACGGCATACCGGCCTTCTACCGCCAGGTGCTCAAGGTGATCGCCGCTTTTCTCCGCGCCGACCGGGAAAACTACGAACAGGTTAAGTGA
- a CDS encoding FAD-dependent oxidoreductase has protein sequence MNIVIIGGVAAGLKAAAKARRVDPAARITVVEKGKMISYGACGLPYYVAGDVQDINQLMTTPAGALRNQAFFKNVKDIDVLTETLATGIDRAAKEVTVKDLTSGEERKLPYDKLVIATGAVPVKPPLPGIELANVHQLWHPDDAKAVRAGLERGKFTNAVIIGAGLVGLEMAEALKLWEVNVTVVEMQNQMFPAFLDEEIAGSVAKYARQQGLTILTGEKVEKFTGDGAVEAVVTDKRTIPADLVILSIGVRPNVELAKSAGLAIGPTGAIAVNENLLTSDPDIYAGGDCVENTHIISGEKIFTPMGSTANKHGRIIGDNLGGGDEKFRGVLGTVVVKVMDMNVGKTGLTERDAKRLGYDYVTAMVGGHDRPHYMPGAKIITVKLIVEAKSGRILGAQAIGEGEVAKRIDIVATAITLGGTVNDLFDIDVAYAPPYNSPIDNVAVAALAVLNKLAGRLKGISSLTAKGKIDAGKTVFLDVRTPDECKQQGRLVCPSVKYIPLGQLRSRLAELNKDDEIVAFCKISLRGYEAALILEGEEFKNVQVMEGGINAWPFECEK, from the coding sequence ATGAATATCGTGATTATCGGCGGCGTCGCCGCAGGGCTTAAAGCTGCGGCCAAAGCGCGGCGCGTCGATCCGGCCGCGCGGATAACGGTGGTCGAGAAAGGCAAGATGATCTCCTACGGGGCCTGCGGCCTACCGTATTACGTGGCCGGCGACGTCCAGGACATCAACCAGTTGATGACCACTCCCGCCGGCGCCTTGCGCAATCAGGCCTTTTTCAAGAACGTGAAGGACATCGACGTGTTGACCGAGACATTGGCCACCGGCATCGACAGGGCCGCCAAAGAAGTGACGGTCAAAGACCTGACCAGCGGCGAGGAGCGAAAACTTCCCTACGACAAACTCGTCATCGCCACCGGCGCCGTGCCGGTCAAACCGCCGCTGCCGGGCATCGAACTGGCCAACGTACACCAACTGTGGCACCCCGACGACGCCAAAGCGGTGCGGGCGGGGCTCGAACGGGGCAAATTCACGAACGCCGTCATCATCGGCGCCGGCCTTGTGGGGCTGGAAATGGCTGAAGCCCTCAAACTGTGGGAGGTCAACGTCACCGTCGTCGAAATGCAGAACCAGATGTTCCCCGCGTTCCTCGACGAGGAAATCGCCGGCTCGGTGGCCAAATACGCCCGACAACAGGGCCTGACAATTCTGACCGGCGAGAAGGTCGAAAAATTCACCGGCGACGGGGCGGTTGAAGCCGTAGTCACCGACAAGCGCACCATCCCGGCCGACCTCGTCATCCTCTCCATTGGCGTCAGGCCGAACGTCGAGCTGGCCAAAAGCGCCGGCCTCGCCATCGGCCCGACCGGAGCGATCGCGGTCAACGAAAACCTTCTCACCAGCGACCCCGACATCTACGCCGGCGGCGACTGCGTCGAAAACACCCACATTATTTCCGGCGAAAAGATTTTCACCCCGATGGGCTCTACGGCCAACAAGCACGGCCGCATCATCGGCGACAACCTTGGCGGCGGCGACGAGAAATTCCGCGGCGTCCTCGGCACGGTAGTCGTCAAGGTTATGGACATGAACGTCGGCAAAACGGGTCTCACCGAGCGGGACGCCAAACGCCTCGGCTACGATTACGTCACCGCCATGGTCGGCGGCCACGACCGTCCCCATTACATGCCCGGGGCCAAGATCATCACCGTCAAGCTCATCGTCGAGGCCAAATCCGGACGAATCCTCGGCGCCCAGGCTATCGGCGAAGGCGAAGTGGCCAAACGCATCGACATCGTCGCCACCGCCATCACCCTCGGCGGAACCGTCAACGACCTGTTCGACATTGACGTAGCCTACGCGCCGCCCTACAACTCGCCGATCGACAACGTAGCGGTCGCCGCGCTGGCCGTCCTCAACAAGCTGGCCGGCAGGCTCAAAGGCATCTCCTCGCTGACCGCCAAAGGGAAAATCGACGCCGGCAAAACGGTATTCCTCGACGTCCGCACCCCTGACGAATGCAAGCAGCAGGGGCGGCTGGTCTGCCCGAGTGTCAAGTACATCCCGCTGGGACAGCTCCGCAGCCGCCTGGCCGAACTGAACAAAGACGACGAGATTGTCGCCTTTTGCAAGATCAGCCTGCGGGGCTACGAAGCCGCCCTCATCCTCGAAGGCGAAGAATTTAAAAACGTGCAGGTGATGGAAGGCGGCATCAACGCCTGGCCCTTCGAATGCGAGAAATAA
- a CDS encoding S8 family serine peptidase — MILLFIIILSLSSGRPAECSTADQFKTAEYYASTGLNLINAADAYALGYTGRGVVLGICDDYVKLSHPEFAGKLNSSTVLLVPAGFDWTRNSHGTHVGGIMAAARNNVGMHGVAFDADLLSGDPFGSPFDIRLSYAAFNRNSGVKIINNSWGTDYYIDEIGGGKAAVLALFAQKTDKPLPTLENSITDYDKVLVFAAGNNGHTTPGGESMLAYLKPQTAGNFINVMLVDPAKFDTATKTAGSSFVGIFSDLVKYGEENSVAAPGLRINSTYAANDSYITMSGTSMAAPYVAGTAGLVQQAFPYMGGRQIVDTVLSTADKTFTLPGYTVTVQEDYADPSDPGSGRDRRNINLFYFGSKPDAATITQHLRQYYSENEQQLRAWYGFATADQFVAATIKIYDNVPREMIFGQGLLNAGAAVRGPGLLNARRMDGSSYSPAAEYGRAQALYAVDTQGYDSIWSNDIGETRAGLLASDSAYEDLRRIYAYYIQGDNFYGFHQGQDYIDEYNARVAANGLQGLPVGLLKRGRGTLALTGDNTYQGSSVAAGGTLQIDGRVAGDAFSVETGTIAGSGIIKGNLYNRSTVQAGSYGNPGTLTVEGNFASTGKIAVAATGSANGKITVLGSAGIDGTAFAPVAGSVYRPGASYEILTAGSITGSFTAAAFTGMLSAGGSHDGTSARLLLTRENNLATPNASQLQVYRRMEAMYDRLAGQAAQRQLDPLYSLSAAEAKQALTEIYGGAQLNQAGFTQQSVTVGSAVAARMNYVKHRQDTTVSFKISGFAEGDFEARAVIPLELDDNDSWWLKLTRNWGEIDAQNDSPGIKNQSFGLILGRDRQAGNHWRTGMLVAFGNNDTSSDIARTGSKDYRVGVYAGYDKGAVNISTCLDYGHQTNSATRYLRQLGLQATSSYGSRTLAFGAEAKYNLSYAKEKDWDISPYVSFNVTRYIQDSYGESGAGIYSQQADGLKNTYSTGQFGLEIGRQLPKGRYALKIGYEKVFGGSNPEMTVAYSGNPGEKLTISGGEQDREYFVLGISAQGYLGDNWKIEGEVTRAAGRHSRHLNASLMACRYW, encoded by the coding sequence TTGATTTTACTGTTTATAATCATACTGTCGCTAAGTTCGGGCCGCCCCGCCGAATGCTCAACCGCCGACCAGTTCAAAACAGCGGAATACTACGCCAGCACCGGTCTGAACCTGATCAACGCCGCGGACGCTTACGCCCTCGGTTATACCGGTCGAGGGGTTGTCCTGGGGATCTGTGACGATTATGTAAAACTCAGCCATCCCGAGTTCGCGGGTAAGTTGAATTCCTCGACCGTCCTGCTCGTGCCGGCGGGCTTCGATTGGACGAGAAACAGTCACGGCACGCACGTCGGCGGCATCATGGCCGCGGCCAGAAACAACGTCGGCATGCACGGGGTGGCTTTCGACGCCGATTTGCTATCCGGCGACCCGTTCGGGAGCCCTTTCGATATTCGGCTCTCATACGCCGCCTTTAATCGCAACAGCGGTGTGAAAATCATCAACAACAGTTGGGGAACCGATTATTACATCGACGAGATCGGCGGCGGCAAGGCGGCGGTTTTGGCGCTCTTTGCCCAAAAAACCGACAAGCCGCTGCCCACGCTGGAGAACAGCATAACCGATTACGACAAGGTTTTGGTTTTTGCCGCAGGCAACAACGGTCACACGACCCCCGGCGGCGAAAGCATGCTCGCTTACCTGAAGCCGCAGACTGCCGGCAATTTTATCAACGTCATGCTGGTCGATCCGGCGAAATTCGATACCGCGACCAAAACCGCGGGAAGCAGCTTCGTCGGTATTTTCAGCGACCTTGTCAAATATGGGGAAGAAAACAGTGTCGCCGCGCCGGGCCTTCGAATCAATTCGACCTATGCAGCCAATGATTCGTACATCACCATGTCAGGCACCTCTATGGCCGCGCCCTACGTCGCCGGCACGGCGGGACTGGTGCAGCAGGCGTTCCCCTATATGGGCGGCAGGCAGATCGTCGACACTGTCTTATCGACGGCGGACAAGACCTTCACTCTGCCCGGCTATACGGTCACCGTCCAGGAGGATTATGCCGATCCGTCTGATCCGGGCTCCGGGAGAGACCGCCGCAATATCAATCTGTTCTATTTCGGAAGCAAGCCGGACGCCGCGACGATAACGCAGCACCTACGGCAGTATTATAGCGAAAACGAGCAGCAACTGCGCGCCTGGTACGGCTTTGCCACGGCTGACCAGTTCGTCGCCGCGACGATAAAAATCTACGATAATGTCCCGCGGGAAATGATCTTCGGTCAGGGCCTGCTCAATGCCGGCGCCGCGGTCCGCGGCCCGGGGCTGCTGAACGCGCGCCGCATGGACGGGAGCAGCTACAGCCCCGCCGCGGAGTACGGCAGGGCACAGGCGCTCTATGCGGTTGACACGCAGGGCTATGACAGCATATGGAGCAACGATATCGGCGAAACGCGCGCCGGCTTGCTCGCCTCCGACAGCGCGTACGAAGACCTCCGCCGGATCTACGCGTACTACATACAAGGCGACAATTTTTACGGCTTCCACCAGGGACAGGACTATATCGACGAATACAACGCCAGAGTCGCGGCGAACGGCCTGCAAGGCCTGCCGGTAGGATTGCTGAAACGGGGGCGGGGGACGCTCGCCCTCACCGGCGACAACACCTATCAGGGCAGCAGCGTCGCCGCCGGCGGAACGCTGCAGATCGACGGCCGGGTGGCCGGGGACGCTTTCAGCGTCGAAACAGGAACAATCGCCGGCTCGGGCATCATAAAAGGAAACCTGTATAACCGGTCAACCGTGCAGGCCGGCAGCTACGGCAATCCCGGAACGCTTACGGTGGAGGGGAATTTCGCGAGCACGGGAAAAATCGCCGTCGCCGCAACGGGCAGCGCCAACGGCAAAATAACCGTGCTGGGCTCGGCCGGCATCGACGGTACGGCGTTCGCACCGGTAGCGGGCAGTGTATACCGCCCGGGCGCCTCGTACGAGATTTTGACGGCCGGCAGCATCACCGGGAGCTTTACCGCCGCGGCCTTCACGGGCATGCTGAGCGCCGGGGGCAGCCACGACGGAACCAGCGCACGGCTTTTGCTTACGAGAGAAAATAACCTCGCAACCCCCAATGCCAGCCAACTGCAGGTATATCGGCGGATGGAAGCCATGTACGACCGGCTGGCCGGGCAGGCAGCGCAGCGTCAACTGGACCCCCTGTATAGCCTGAGCGCGGCTGAAGCCAAGCAGGCCCTGACGGAAATATACGGAGGTGCGCAGCTCAACCAGGCCGGCTTCACGCAGCAGAGCGTGACGGTAGGCAGCGCGGTCGCAGCGAGGATGAACTACGTCAAACACCGGCAGGACACGACCGTTTCCTTCAAAATCTCCGGCTTTGCGGAGGGCGACTTCGAAGCCCGGGCGGTCATACCGCTGGAACTCGACGACAATGACAGCTGGTGGCTGAAACTGACCAGGAACTGGGGCGAGATCGACGCTCAAAACGACAGCCCCGGCATAAAGAATCAGAGCTTCGGCCTCATATTGGGCCGGGACAGGCAGGCGGGCAACCACTGGCGAACCGGAATGCTCGTGGCGTTCGGCAACAACGACACAAGCTCGGACATAGCGAGAACCGGGAGCAAGGACTATCGCGTAGGGGTTTACGCCGGCTACGACAAAGGTGCGGTTAATATCAGCACCTGTTTGGATTACGGACACCAGACCAACAGCGCGACGCGCTACCTGAGACAACTCGGCTTGCAGGCAACCAGCAGCTATGGCAGCCGGACGCTCGCCTTCGGTGCGGAAGCGAAATACAACCTGTCGTATGCGAAGGAAAAAGATTGGGATATAAGCCCGTATGTAAGCTTTAATGTCACAAGGTACATCCAGGACAGCTACGGCGAAAGCGGGGCGGGAATCTACAGCCAGCAGGCCGACGGCCTGAAAAACACCTACAGCACGGGACAATTCGGTCTGGAAATAGGGAGACAGCTGCCGAAAGGACGGTATGCGCTGAAAATCGGCTACGAAAAAGTGTTTGGCGGCAGTAATCCGGAAATGACGGTCGCCTATAGCGGCAACCCGGGTGAAAAACTGACCATCAGCGGCGGCGAGCAGGACAGGGAATATTTCGTTCTGGGAATAAGCGCCCAAGGATATCTCGGCGACAACTGGAAGATAGAGGGAGAAGTGACAAGAGCGGCCGGCAGGCACAGCAGACACTTAAATGCGTCCCTCATGGCATGCCGCTACTGGTAA
- a CDS encoding GerD family protein: MLQKLSPWLAAGLTTGLVVIAGLWLTAAIFFNTFIIGQRVAPDQKMVATLIETGLNNPEVQAAVKQQVMLYLRSPEGKARLAEMIKSPEMVKALAENIQSPEMRVAILKLMEVPEFRAAVLDIVKDTPEMKTLTILSSSIVWDPQPAAPAAEPYY, translated from the coding sequence GTGTTGCAGAAACTGTCGCCCTGGCTGGCGGCCGGGCTTACCACCGGGCTCGTCGTCATCGCGGGGCTGTGGCTTACGGCAGCCATTTTTTTCAATACTTTCATCATCGGCCAGCGCGTCGCCCCGGATCAGAAGATGGTCGCGACGCTTATCGAGACCGGCCTCAATAATCCCGAAGTCCAGGCCGCGGTCAAGCAGCAGGTCATGCTTTACCTCCGGTCTCCCGAGGGCAAGGCCCGTCTGGCCGAGATGATAAAGTCGCCGGAGATGGTCAAGGCCCTGGCGGAGAATATCCAGTCCCCCGAGATGCGCGTCGCCATTCTGAAGCTGATGGAAGTGCCCGAGTTCCGCGCCGCCGTTCTCGATATCGTCAAGGATACCCCGGAGATGAAAACACTTACCATCCTGTCCTCGTCGATCGTCTGGGACCCCCAGCCGGCCGCGCCGGCGGCGGAACCGTATTATTAA